Proteins encoded within one genomic window of Psilocybe cubensis strain MGC-MH-2018 chromosome 2, whole genome shotgun sequence:
- a CDS encoding Histone acetyltransferase gcn5 translates to MKVGYPSCHSFEKLDTSLLALKIARHSPCSRCIKCPGLHPPPGIDVVVDGQSDSSLGDLGQYGSDDEDEPPSSYLSSCACGHGVKEHNADEKELGRVEFNRKARVAIRLDELLQDSGRLPDFDYTDDDISSLRKQMAHTISSVSLAATNSSPDHRIENVPPRSPTSSILSDPPQPATKKRRVSFSSLSDADHDEDDDEDDDEEDRPLAARITMGSRSVPGKRSGKQAPGKKTKKSHTLAGGAVPASSIEEANANAPTFNGKHNGINGHEPRIKQEDKMDEGQLNRLTAGIPVDSVGRSSAGHIYRHLLQPPVRTEKPSAIELRKGVIQITAVENDRQARSLIILTGLKTLFQKQLPKMPREYIARLVFDINSKSLAIIKRGYKVVGGICYRPFIQRGFAEIVFFATNSADQEKGYGGMLMDHFKAHIRKTYPDMMHFLTYADNYAVGYFEKQGFSKDISLDRSVWAGYIKDYEGGTIMQCTMLPKIDYLDKQSIFKQQTEAILAKIREKSTSHIVYPGLPQFQPGAPPGIKVDPKTVPGLRETGWTPEMAALLARGPVKPSTRTTMEKILAELIEEPRSWAFRDPVDPADVADYFDVIKHPMGTRFMMLFVYTDYIYPLYLIFS, encoded by the exons ATGAAGGTCGGATATCCCTCATGTCATTCCTTTGAGAAATTAGATACCTCTCTTCTTGCACTCAAGATTGCAAGACATTCTCCTTGTTCCAGATGTATCAAATGTCCTGGACTCCATCCGCCACCCGGCATTGACGTAGTGGTCGACGGTCAGAGCGATTCAAGTTTAGGTGACCTTGGGCAGTATGGCtcagacgacgaggacgaacCACCATCCTCTTACCTGTCAAGCTGTGCCTGTGGTCATGGTGTAAAGGAACATAATGCAGACGAGAAGGAACTTGGAAGAGTAGAGTTCAATCGAAAAGCCAGAGTCGCCATTCGACTTGATGAACTATTGCAG GACTCTGGTCGTCTACCGGACTTTGACTACACGGATGACGATATATCCTCCCTACGGAAACAAATGGCTCATACAATTTCGTCTGTCAGTCTTGCAGCTACCAACTCATCTCCAG ACCACCGAATAGAAAATGTTCCCCCTCGTTCTCCAACATCATCTATACTTAGCGACCCTCCGCAACCCGCGACCAAAAAACGACGCgtgtctttctcctccttaAGTGATGCTGACCATGAcgaggatgacgatgaggatgatgatgaagaagatcgGCCTCTCGCTGCTCGGATTACAATGGGGTCTCGTTCGGTTCCTGGAAAGCGAAGCGGAAAACAAGCACCTGgtaaaaagacaaagaagtCACATACTCTTGCAGGAGGTGCTGTACCTGCATCATCAATTGAAGAAGCCAATGCCAACGCTCCGACCTTTAATGGGAAACATAATGGAATTAATGGGCATGAACCCCGAATTAAACAAGAGGACAAGATGGACGAAGGCCAGCTCAATCGCTTGACTGCTGGTATACCAGTGGACTCCGTTGGAAGGTCGTCAGCAGGC CACATTTACCGGCATTTATTGCAGCCACCAGTGAGAACAGAAAAACCATCAGCAATTGAATTGCGAAAAGGGGTCATACAAATTACTGCAGTGGAAAACGACAGACAGGCTCGCTCTTTAATAATTCTAACAGGTCTTAAGACACTCTTCCAGAAGCAGCTTCCTAAAATGCCTCGCGAATACATAGCTCGCCTCGTTTTTGATATTAATTCAAAATCTCTTGCTATCATCAAACGAGGATATAAAGTCGTTGGAGGGATCTGTTACCGACCCTTCATACAAAGAGGCTTCGCAGAAATCGTCTTCTTTGCCACAAACTCTGCTGATCAAGAAAAG GGCTACGGGGGAATGTTGATGGATCATTTCAAAGCGCACATTCGAAAGACTTATCCGGATATGATGCACTTCCTCACATATGCTGACAACTATGCTGTTGGATACTTCGAAAAGCAGGGTTTCTCCAAAGATATCTCATTAGACCGTTCGGTGTGGGCGGGGTATATTAAAGATTATGAAGGCGGAACTATAATGCAGTGCACCATGTTACCCAAGATTGACTACTTGGATAAGCAATCCATCTTCAAGCAGCAAACCGAAGCAATCCTTGCAAAAATTCGCGAGAAATCGACTTCTCATATCGTATACCCTGGACTCCCTCAATTCCAACCAGGCGCGCCACCAGGCATTAAAGTCGACCCAAAAACTGTTCCTGGTCTAA GAGAAACAGGTTGGACTCCTGAAATGGCAGCGCT ATTGGCCCGTGGTCCTGTTAAACCTAGTACACGGACTACCATGGAAAAAATCCTAGCAGAGTTGATTGAGGAACCGAGATCTTGGGCTTTCCGAGATCCCGTCGACCCGGCCGACGTTGCTGATTATTTCGACGTCATCAAGCATCCAATGGGTACGCGGTTCATGATGCTGTTTGTATATACTGATTATATTTATCCTTTGTACCTGATATTTTCGTAG
- a CDS encoding Protein ERD1-like protein 1 (Protein ERD1 homolog 1): MPSNDNEIQYHLSFPLPYRALLLIGLGIFGWASNLHGLDILGVDAVSAMDLRTDTYSSNSVMPVHHSTSFRHTKAAILYHSVYRIFFSYATACFFSWTIYRFVTQGDPLRVDAYGYIPGITAIALLLILLCPYNIMFLHERAKFTMAIRRCLFPAGSGAIYFSDVIFADIGTSFARVFGDIWLSLWMLKPGNSILVPPVEDYWSRWFFPLVMSFPFFLRFRQCLIEYNLPSNDSRKPLYNALKYATSFPVIFLSAAQRTLSTDMSKESENKISGGSWQGPHPLFRLWLLAAAVNSLYSFWWDVTNDWGLDLLKIERTKAVDRHIPRPLILPRLHSGTPLVNSRTSLDSQSSEDHPPVRIELSDPPKYRHRQSCFGLRTILFYPRAIYPVLIFVNLLLRMIWSVKLSTHMQSSRDGSVAFFWLEVAELVRRWLWVFVRVEWELIKKTHDKVPTSLSDERSGDEGEYEMIPNTPDVMGR, from the exons ATGCCCTCCAACGATAACGAAATTCAATATCATCTGTCATTCCCACTACCATACCGCGCACTCCTTCTGATAGGTCTTGGAATATTTGGATGGGCCAGCAATCTCCATGGCCTCGACATTCTTGGGGTGGACGCAGTGTCGGCGATGGACCTGCGAACGGACACCTATAGCTCCAACTCAGTAATGCCTGTACATCATTCTACCAGTTTCAGACACACCAAAGCCGCCATTCTCTACCATTCTGTATACCGCATATTCTTTTCCTATGCTACAGCTTGCTTTTTTTCCTGGACCATCTATAGATTTGTTACTCAAGGCGATCCTTTGCGCGTAGACGCATATGGGTATATACCAGGGATTACTGCAATCGCCCTTCTACTCATTCTGTTATGCCCATATAATATCATGTTTTTGCATGAACGCGCCAAGTTTACCAT GGCCATCCGAAGATGCTTGTTTCCTGCTGGAAGTGGTGCAATATATTTTTCTGATGTGATATTTGCCGACATTGGTACATCCTTCGCCAGAGTTTTTGGGGACATTTGGCTATCACTTTGGATGCTGAAACCAGGAAATAGCATCTTAGTGCCTCCTGTAGAAGATTACTGGTCGCGTTGGTTTTTCCCTCTGGTTATGAG TTTTCCCTTTTTCCTACGATTCCGGCAATGTCTCATAGAGTACAATTTACCATCCAATGACAGTCGGAAGCCATTGTACAATGCATTAAAATACGCGACGTCATTTCCGGTTATATTCTTGTCTGCTGCTCAACGTACACTTTCCACGGATATGAGTAAGGAAAGCGAGAATAAAATTTCTGGAGGAAGTTGGCAAGGCCCCCATCCCCTATTTCGACTGTG GTTGCTGGCAGCCGCCGTCAATTCCTTGTATTCATTTTGGTGGGATGTCACCAACGATTGGGGCTTGGACTTGTTGAAGATCGAGCGAACAAAGGCCGTGGATCGTCACATTCCGAGACCACTTATTCTTCCCCGACTGCATTCTGGTACTCCTTTGGTTAATAGCCGCACATCGCTTGATTCCCAGTCGTCAGAAGATCACCCGCCAGTCCGTATTGAACTCAGCGATCCGCCCAAATATCGACACCGTCAATCGTGCTTTGGCTTGCGAACAATCTTGTTCTATCCACGCGCCATCTATCCAGTTTTGATTTTCGTCAATCTGCTGCTACGCATGATATGGTCGGTCAAGTTGTCTACACATATGCAATCGTCGCGAGATGGGAGTGTAGCCTTCTTCTGGTTGGAGGTCGCCGAGTTGGTTCGCAGATGGCTGTGGGTATTCGTGAGGGTTGAGTGGGAGTTAATCAAGAAAACGCATGACAAGGTTCCCACAAGTCTGTCAGATGAAAGGAGTGGGGATGAGGGTGAATACGAAATGATTCCTAACACACCCGACGTGATGGGTAGATAA
- a CDS encoding Isoleucine--tRNA ligase, cytoplasmic produces MSFPAHDISTPFDFPREEEKVIAFWREIDAFQTSLKLSEGRPEYSFYDGPPFATGLPHYGHLLAGTIKDIVTRHAHVSGFHVPRRFGWDTHGLPVEHEIDKRLGITGKEDVMAMGIDKYNDECRKIVMRYSSEWRQTVERMGRWIDFDNDYKTLNVSFMESVWWAFSELFKKGMVYRGLRVMPYSTGCTTPLSNFEAGQAYKDVNDPAVTVSFPLVDDPKTSLLAWTTTPWTLPSNLALCVHPDFTYIKIHDTEKDQNFIIHEKLLSTLYKDPKKAKYKKIAQFQGSDMKGWRYVPMFEYFTDQFEDKAFRVLVDTYVTDKDGTGIVHQAPAFGEDDYRIAIAHGVLRPDEMPPCPIDDAGIFTKEVPDFAGLHVKAADSPIQKILKAKGRLIVQSTFHHSYPFCWRSGTPLIYRAIPAWFVKVTPIVDELVANNEGTRWVPQNVGDNRFGNWLMNARDWNISRNRYWGTPLPLWASEDMEEIVCIGSVAELEKLSGVTGITDLHRDKIDHITIPSKQGKGVLKRVEEVFDCWFESGSMPYAQQHYPFENKELFERTFPADFVSEGIDQTRGWFYTLLVLSTHLFGKAPWKNLIVTGLVLAADGKKMSKSLKNYPDPNIIIDQYGADATRMFLVNSPIVRGDNLRFREEGVREVISRVLLPWLNSFRFFLGHVALLKKSTGIDFKYNAQAPLPNNVMDRWILARCQSLIRLVREEMAAYRLYTIIPRLLALVDELTNWYIRFNRKRLKGEDGKEDTISALNTLFETLFTLCRTMSSYTPFMTENLYQSLRKYIPEDPAAGDTRSVHFLSFPDVKEEYFDADIERQVQRMQAVIELSRNIRERNNLSLKVPLKELLVFHPDPQYLADIKPLQRYIESELNVRDIVFTSDETLSGVKYKAVADWAVLGRKLRKDLGRVRNALPNVSSDDIKSYVSSGKIIVDGIELIEGDLAVQRYLELPPSSEGQFATNTDNDVVIRLDIQIHADLQGEWLARELTNRVQKLRKKAGLQATDDVHVFYRFEEGSGADILSAIKENTEIIKKTVGNLPVDVKEKAAGATLLIEEEQEIDDVKFTMYLARP; encoded by the exons ATGTCGTTTCCGGCCCACGATA TATCAACACCCTTCGATTTTCCaagggaagaggaaaaagTCATTGCTTTCTGGAGGGAGATCGACGCGTTTCAGACCAGCTTAAAGCTTTCTGAAGGCAGACCTGAATATTCCTTCTACGATGGCCCCCCATTTGCGACTGGATTGCCACATTACGGTCATCTTCTTGCTGGAACCATCAAG GACATAGTAACAAGACATGCCCATGTTAGTGGATTCCATGTACCAAGACGCTTTGGTTGGGACACCCATGGGCTTCCGGTTGAACACGAAATCGACAAGCGATTGGGCATCACAGGAAAGGAAGATGTAATGGCTATGGGGATCGACAAGTACAATGACGAATGTCGAAAGATCGTAATGAGATATTCTTCAGAATGGCGACAGACAGTTGAACGCATGGGTCGATGGATCGATTTTGACAACGACTATAAAACACTTAACGTCTCCTTTATGGAGTCTGTTTGGTGGGCCTTCAGCGAACTTTTCAAAAAGGGTATGGTCTATCGAGGCCTGAGAGTGATGCCTTACTCTACCGGGTGCACAACCCCTTTGTCAAATTTTGAAGCTGGACAAGCTTATAAAGATGTTAACGATCCCGCTG TAACGGTATCGTTCCCTTTGGTTGATGATCCCAAGACCTCACTGTTGGCCTGGACAACTACCCCCTGGACATTACCTTCCAATCTCGCTCTATGCGTCCATCCCGATTTTACTTATATCAAGATCCACGACACGGAGAAAGATCAAAACTTTATCATCCATGAGAAGCTGTTATCGACTCTTTACAAAGACCCGAAAAAGGCCAAATACAAAAAGATTGCTCAATTCCAAGGCTCTGATATGAAAGGATGGCGTTACGTTCCTATGTTCGAATATTTCACGGATCAG TTTGAAGACAAAGCATTCAGAGTTCTCGTGGATACCTATGTTACTGATAAAGACGGTACAGGTATTGTGCATCAAGCTCCAGCTTTCGGTGAAGATGATTATCGTATCGCCATCGCCCACGGTGTATTGAGGCCCGACGAAATGCCTCCCTGTCCTATTGATGATGCCGGAATTTTCACCAAGGAGGTCCCAGATTTTGCAGGGCTTCATGTCAAG GCTGCGGACAGTCCTATTCAGAAGATTCTGAAGGCCAAGGGTCGTCTTATCGTCCAGTCAACTTTCCACCATAGCTATCCATTCTGTTGGAG ATCAGGGACACCTTTGATTTACCGTGCTATTCCTGCTTGGTTCGTGAAAGTTACCCCTATTGTAGATGAGCTCGTTGCAAACAATGAGGGAACACGATG GGTTCCCCAGAATGTCGGTGATAACCGATTTGGTAACTGGCTCATGAATGCCCGAGACTGGAATATATCCCGTAATCGTTACTGGGGAACGCCTCTGCCGCTCTGGGCCAGCGAGGACATGGAAGAA ATTGTTTGCATTGGTTCAGTGGCTGAACTGGAGAAATTATCTGGTGTCACTGGCATTACAGATCTCCATAGGGATAAAATAGATCATATCACTATCCCTTCTAAACAAGGTAAAGGTGTACTCAAACGTGTTGAAGAAGTTTTCGACTGTTGGTTCGAATCTGGAAG TATGCCATACGCTCAACAGCACTATCCGTTTGAGAACAAAGAGCTATTTGAGAGAACATTCCCAGCCGATTTCGTCTCTGAGGGTATCGATCAAACCCGTGGCTGGTTTTATACCTTGCTCGTTCTTTCTACCCACCTCTTCGGAAAGGCCCCATGGAAGAATCTCATCGTAACTGGACTGGTCCTTGCTGC CGATGGCAAGAAAATGAGCAAGAGTCTTAAAAATTATCCTGACCCGAATATCATCATTGACCAATATGGTGCCGACGCCACAAG AATGTTCCTCGTTAACTCTCCTATTGTGAGGGGAGACAATCTCCGTTTCCGTGAGGAGGGTGTCCGAGAAGTCATTTCCCGAGTACTTTTGCCTTGGTTGAACTCGTTCCGCTTCTTCCTCGGTCACGTAGCATTGCTCAAAAAGTCTACTGGGATCGACTTCAAGTACAATGCGCAAGCCCCCCTCCCCAACAACGTCATGGACAGATGGATCCTTGCCCGATGCCAATCTTTGATTAGATTGGTTAGAGAAGAAATGGCTGCATACCGACTTTACACCATCATCCCGCGTCTGCTGGCTTTAGTCGATGAACTGACCAATTGGTATATCCGATTCAACAGAAAACGTCTTAAGGGCGAAGACGGGAAGGAAGATACCATCTCTGCCCTCAACACACTGTTTGAGACTTTGTTTACACTTTGCCGTACCATG TCGTCTTATACACCCTTCATGACTGAAAATTTGTATCAATCATTACGCAAATACATTCCAGAGGATCCCGCTGCTGGAGACACACGCTCAGTTCATTTCTTGAGTTTCCCTGATGTAAAAGAGGAATATTTCGACGCCGACATCGAGCGCCAAGTTCAACGTATGCAGGCCGTTATCGAATTGAGCAGAAATATCCGCGAACGGAATAACCTATCTTTGAAG GTGCCTCTGAAAGAACTGCTCGTGTTCCACCCAGATCCACAATACCTCGCGGATATCAAGCCACTGCAGCGTTACATTGAATCAGAACTCAACGTCAGAGACATCGTCTTTACCTCTGACGAAACCTTATCGGGAGTTAAATACAAAGCTGTGGCCGACTGGGCAGTTTTGGGACGCAAGTTGCGCAAAGACCTTGGTCGTGTCAGAAACGCGCTTCCCAATGTCTCCAGTGACGACATTAAATCATATGTCTCATCTGGAAAGATAATCGTCGACGGTATCGAGCTCATCGAGGGAGACCTTGCTGTTCAGCGATACCTCGAGCTCCCACCCTCCAGCGAAGGTCAATTTGCCACCAACACTGATAACGACGTTGTCATCCGACTTGATATACAAATACATGCAGACCTTCAAGGCGAATGGCTAGCTCGTGAGCTAACCAACCGTGTACAGAAGCTGCGGAAGAAGGCCGGTCTTCAAGCTACAGACGATGTTCATGTCTTCTACCGCTTTGAAGAGGGGTCTGGAGCGGATATTCTCTCGGCCATCAAGGAGAATACAGAAATCATTAAAAAGACAGTAGGAAACCTTCCCGTTGACGTTAAGGAGAAGGCTGCGGGAGCTACGTTGTTGATTgaagaggagcaggagatTGATGATGTGAAGTTTACAATGTACTTGGCAAGACCGTAG
- a CDS encoding formate dehydrogenase (NAD+), with protein sequence MKVVLAILYEGGQAAKEEPRLLGTVENKLGIAEWLTSQGHELIGKVSSSKEGPDSDFQKHIVDAEVLITTPFHPGYLTRDLIEKAKNLKLCITAGVGSDHIDLNAAVDHRIQVLEVSGSNVVSVAEHVVMSILLLVRNFVPAHEMIERGDWQVSDIARNAFDLEGKVVGTIGAGRIGYRVLQRLVPFDTKELLYYDYAPLPAAAAEAVKARRVEDLKAYLQCDVVTVNCPLHEGTRGLVNEELLKHFKKGAWLVNTARGAICDKDAVAAALKSGQLSGYSGNIIGDVWNVQPAPKDHVWRTVKNPLGGGNGMVPHYSGTTLDAQARYANGAKSILENYLLNKPQDPQNIIVGIGKYESKAYGQR encoded by the exons ATGAAGGTG GTCCTTGCAATCCTCTACGAAGGTGGCCAGGCTGCTAAAGAAGAACCACGCCTGTTGGGCACGGTTGAGAACAAG CTGGGCATTGCGGAATGGCTTACATCCCAAGGCCACGAATTGATCGGTAAG GTCTCAAGTAGCAAGGAGGGCCCCGATAGCGATTTCCAAAAGCACATAGTTGAT GCTGAAGTTTTGATTACAACGCCTTTCCATCCGGG GTATTTGACTCGAGACCTCATTGAGAAG GCCAAAAACCTAAAGCTTTGCATCACTGCTGGCGTTGGCTCTGATCACATCGACCTCAATGCTGCAGTCGATCATAGAATTCAAGTTTTAGAG GTCTCTGGGTCAAATGTCGTCTCTGTTGCCGAGCACGTCGTGATGAGTATTCTCCTTCTCGTCAGGAATTTTGTCCCTGCCCACGAG ATGATCGAAAGGGGAGATTGGCAGGTATCTGACATTGCCAGAAATGCCTTCGATTTGGAAGGAAAGGTTGTTGGCACTATTGGTGCTGGACGTATCGGCTACCGTGTCCTTCAACGTCTCGTTCCCTTCGATACCAAGGAGCTCCTTTACTATGATTACGCCCCTCTTCCAGCAG CTGCTGCCGAAGCTGTCAAGGCCCGTCGAGTAGAGGATCTCAAGGCAT ACCTACAGTGTGATGTTGTCACTGTCAATTGCCCTCTCCACGAAGGCACCCGAGGACTTGTGAACGAAGAATTGCTCAAGCACTTTAAAAAGGGTGCATGGCTCGTTAACACTGCTCGTGGTGCTATTTGTGACAAGGATGCTGTTGCCGCCGCTCTCAAGAGCGGACAACTTTCTGGCTACTCTGGCAA CATCATAGGCGATGTTTGGAACGTTCAGCCCGCACCCAAAGACCATGTTTGGCGTACTGTGAAGAACCCCCTCGGTGGTGGTAACGGAATGGTACCACACTACTCTGGCACTACCCTTGACGCTCAGGCACGCTATGCTAACGGTGCCAAGAGTATTCTTGAGAATTACTTGTTGAACAAGCCTCAGGACCCACAGAACATCATTGTTGGCATTG GCAAGTACGAGAGCAAGGCTT ATGGTCAACGCTGA
- a CDS encoding Zinc finger matrin-type protein 2 has translation MADKGGAYGTKAADTDFRKKWDKEEYAERAKKKDQEERERMQENEERMKKGKRPLKGRKDDLPKPTQLMQQREAPLELDKNLGKTMVVQNPGGKGPGQPGFYCETCNRTYKDSVGYLDHINSRAHLRALGQTTKIERSTLAQVQARIAYLREKTKEAASAKAFDFDQRLAEVREKEREIRENKKAERKAEKEKARLAMIQDDGDSEMAALMGFGGFGSTKK, from the exons ATGGCAGACAAAGGCGGCGCATACGGCACTAAAGCCGCAGATACTGATTTCCGGAAGAAATGGGACAAGGAAGAGTATGCTGAACgtgccaaaaagaaagaccaagaagaaagggaacgCATGCAGGAGAATGAAGAGCGCATGAAAAAGG GTAAACGTCCTCTaaaaggtcgaaaagatgaCTTGCCCAAACCTACTCAACTGATGCAACAAAGAGAGGCTCCGTTAGAGCTTGACAAAAACCTTGGCAAGACCATGGTCGTCCAAAATCCTGGTGGAAAGGGACCGGGGCAGCCTGGATTCTACTGTGAAACGTGTAACAGGACTTACAAAGACAGTGTTGGCTATCTTGATCACATAAATAGTAGAGCGC ATCTACGCGCCTTGGGTCAGACGACAAAAATAGAACGGTCGACTCTAGCACAGGTTCAAGCACGAATAGCGTATCTCAGAGAAAAAACCAAAGAGGCTGCATCAGCTAAAGCATTCGACTTCGACCAACGTCTGGCAGAAGTTAGGGAAAAGGAACGCGAAATACGAGAGAATAAGAAGGCCGAGAGAAAGgctgagaaagagaaagccCGCCTGGCTATGATTCAAGATGATGGCGATTCTGAAATGGCTGCTCTCATGGGTTTTGGTGGTTTTGGTTCAACGAAGAAGTAG